AACACAGCTGGTCATCGCCACCGACGCGAGGGTCCACACCGACGACGAGGTTGCGGCGGAACGGTGGGCCGCGACGGGCCGGGGCAGCCGGGTGTGCTACGAACGCCCCTACGCGCCGGGCACCCGGGCGGAAGCCCCTTACGACGAACGCCCGCAGTCGGATGATCCCGAAGCGGGCCGTGCAAACTTCGCGGTGATCCGCGGCGTTGCAACCACGATCGACTATCTGCACCTGCACCACGCCGGTCATGTGCGTTGTCGGCTCGTGTGGAGTGAAGGCTGGCACGCGACCTGGCTCACGCCGTGAGCTTTACGGCAGCTTGATCTTCACACCGATGGGCAGCCGGTCGCTCGGGTACTGCGGGTTCAGGGCGGCGACTTCCTGCCAGCGCCGACCAC
Above is a genomic segment from Planctomycetota bacterium containing:
- a CDS encoding pyridoxamine 5'-phosphate oxidase family protein, encoding MEDCPKDIDGIIRRAWALLGRGCADRRHAFHTPALATVDEAGLPNVRTVVLRIADAEQRVLACHCDQRSNKVEEIAITGHATWHFYDAGHKTQLVIATDARVHTDDEVAAERWAATGRGSRVCYERPYAPGTRAEAPYDERPQSDDPEAGRANFAVIRGVATTIDYLHLHHAGHVRCRLVWSEGWHATWLTP